From Girardinichthys multiradiatus isolate DD_20200921_A chromosome 3, DD_fGirMul_XY1, whole genome shotgun sequence, the proteins below share one genomic window:
- the ctsk gene encoding cathepsin K has protein sequence MLSYACVLLMAISALGHMDETSLETQWEQWKITHRREYNGLDEEGIRRAIWEKNMRMIEAHNQEAALGMHSYEMGMNHLGDMTSEEVAEKMTGLLVPMDQEHSFTMAFDESVSRLPKTVDYRKKGMVTSVKNQGSCGSCWAFSSAGALEGQLAKKTGQLIDLSPQNLVDCVKENDGCGGGYMTNAFNYVQENGGIDSEQAYPYVGQDQPCRYNSSGMAAQCKGYKEVPKGNERALAVALFKVGPVSVGIDATQPSFQFYQRGIYHDSNCNKEDINHAVLAVGYGVNTKGKKYWIVKNSWGETWGNKGYVLMARNRGNLCGIANLASYPIM, from the exons ATGTTGTCATATGCGTGTGTGCTGCTGATGGCTATCTCAGCGTTGGGCCACATGGATGAAACCTCTCTGGAAACCCAGTGGGAGCAATGGAAGATTACACATCGGAGAGAGTACAATGGTTTG GATGAAGAGGGGATCCGCAGAGCCATCTGGGAGAAGAATATGCGAATGATTGAGGCTCACAACCAGGAGGCAGCACTGGGTATGCACTCCTATGAGATGGGGATGAACCACCTGGGAGACATG ACATCTGAGGAAGTGGCTGAGAAGATGACTGGCCTACTGGTCCCAATGGATCAGGAGCATAGTTTCACCATGGCATTTGATGAGTCCGTGTCCAGACTTCCCAAAACCGTCGACTACCGCAAGAAGGGCATGGTGACCTCAGTGAAAAATCag GGTTCTTGCGGCTCCTGCTGGGCCTTTAGTTCTGCCGGGGCGCTTGAAGGCCAGCTAGCCAAGAAGACGGGTCAGCTCATTGACCTCAGTCCTCAGAACCTGGTGGATTGTGTTAAGGAGAATGACGGCTGCGGAGGAGGATACATGACCAACGCCTTCAACTATGTGCAGGAAAACGGAGGTATCGACTCTGAGCAAGCCTACCCATATGTCGGACAG GACCAGCCCTGCCGCTACAACTCATCAGGCATGGCAGCCCAGTGCAAAGGTTACAAGGAGGTGCCGAAAGGTAACGAGCGTGCCCTGGCCGTCGCGCTCTTCAAAGTGGGCCCTGTGTCTGTTGGCATCGACGCCACCCAGCCCAGCTTCCAGTTCTACCAGCGAG GCATTTATCACGACTCCAACTGCAACAAAGAGGACATCAATCACGCCGTTCTTGCAGTCGGTTATGGTGTGAACACCAAGGGAAAGAAGTACTGGATCGTCAAGAACAG CTGGGGAGAGACCTGGGGCAACAAGGGTTACGTCCTGATGGCACGTAACCGTGGCAACCTGTGTGGCATCGCCAACCTCGCCAGCTACCCCATCATGTAA